In one window of Macadamia integrifolia cultivar HAES 741 chromosome 2, SCU_Mint_v3, whole genome shotgun sequence DNA:
- the LOC122072158 gene encoding lysine-specific histone demethylase 1 homolog 1-like encodes METQPQILPLERPCNATAEDPSPVNHLPSPPNPPGNHLPDPQTITDSHLHTPTPQVPPENLLPLPQTAPENHIPVEDGPPEPSSHVSDSQRAPINHLLLPSAQVSSSDHLADSLIHVNHTPKRPLEDLLEASEKKRRRRKKLFPEMVPSATAVNGLRVLRPHVKSSIYDEKLMDEIIQMQINDSPSPSKNRRRKIADIAKEIDIEALIAISVGFPVDSLTEEEIECSVVSTLGGVEQSNFIVVRNHILARWRSNVSVWMTRDHALESIRSEHRGLVNSAYSFLLEHGYINFGLAPAIKEVNFRPIVGPEKANVIIVGAGLAGLAAARHLISLGFKVLILEGRKRPGGRVRTRKMSGEGVVAAADLGGSVLTGINGNPLGVLARQLGYPLHKVRDICPLYLPDGMSVNDEMDSRVEVSFNQLLDKVCKLRQAVMDEVESADVSLGTALEAFRQVYKVNEDPQERMLLNWHLANLEYANASLLSDLSMAYWDQDDPYEMGGDHCFIPGGNGRFIRALAENLPIFYDRIVESIRYGVDGVIVCAGGQVFRGDMALCTVPLGVLKRGSIEFVPELPQQKKDAIQRLGFGLLNKVAMLFPYDFWGGGIDTFGHLTDDENMRGEFFLFYSYTSVSGGPLLVALVAGESAIKFEMMSPVDAVGRVLDILRRIFTRIGIDVPNPVQVVCTRWGKDQFTHGSYSYVAVGASGDDYDVLAESVGDGRVFFAGEATNRRYPATMHGAFLSGLREAANILRVTNKRSLGLPEKTNNGREDDEDLATSNSLVPSEKTNNAREEGGDLDELFATPDLSFGSFAVLFDPRSVDLDSSSLLRVGFGAEKLDSGSLFLYGVISRKQVLELSAVDGDGNRVRLLNRNFGVSLVGSKALGSVGESLITCIKAARANLNGGGANESLHK; translated from the coding sequence ATGGAAACACAGCCCCAAATTCTCCCACTCGAACGGCCTTGCAATGCCACCGCCGAAGACCCATCGCCGGTAAACCACCTGCCATCACCTCCAAACCCACCGGGAAACCATCTTCCGGATCCCCAAACCATCACAGACTCACATCTCCATACTCCCACTCCACAAGTTCCGCCGGAAAACCTACTTCCCCTCCCCCAAACCGCACCTGAAAATCATATCCCAGTTGAGGACGGTCCCCCGGAGCCTTCTAGCCATGTTTCGGACTCTCAACGCGCACCGATAAACcaccttctccttccttctgcGCAGGTCTCATCGAGTGATCACCTTGCAGACTCTCTGATACACGTCAATCACACTCCGAAGCGACCATTGGAAGACCTCCTTGAAGCTTCGGAGAAAAAGCGCCGCCGGAGAAAGAAGCTTTTCCCCGAGATGGTTCCATCTGCTACTGCGGTCAATGGCCTCCGTGTCCTTCGTCCTCATGTCAAATCAAGTATTTACGACGAAAAGCTGATGGACGAGATCATCCAGATGCAGATCAATGACAGTCCTTCGCCTTCAAAGAATCGGCGACGTAAGATAGCCGATATCGCGAAAGAAATTGATATTGAAGCGTTGATTGCCATATCGGTTGGGTTCCCTGTCGATTCCCTCACCGAAGAGGAGATCGAATGCAGCGTTGTATCGACGCTCGGCGGAGTTGAACAATCAAACTTTATCGTTGTTCGGAATCACATCCTCGCTCGGTGGCGATCGAATGTCTCTGTTTGGATGACCAGAGACCACGCACTCGAATCCATACGGTCTGAGCATCGAGGGCTAGTCAACTCGGCCTACTCGTTTCTTCTCGAGCATGGTTACATTAACTTTGGCTTAGCTCCAGCTATCAAAGAAGTGAACTTCAGACCGATTGTAGGACCAGAGAAGGCGAACGTCATCATTGTTGGTGCAGGTCTCGCTGGGTTAGCGGCAGCTCGCCATCTTATttctttagggtttaaggtccTGATCTTGGAAGGTAGGAAGCGGCCCGGTGGACGGGTCCGAACAAGGAAGATGAGTGGAGAAGGTGTGGTTGCTGCTGCAGACCTTGGTGGAAGCGTTCTCACTGGGATTAATGGAAACCCACTGGGCGTTCTCGCAAGGCAGTTGGGTTATCCGCTTCACAAGGTACGCGATATATGCCCTCTTTATCTCCCTGACGGAATGAGTGTAAACGATGAAATGGATTCGAGAGTGGAGGTTTCTTTCAATCAGCTTTTAGATAAGGTGTGTAAGCTTCGGCAGGCTGTGATGGATGAGGTTGAGTCTGCAGATGTTTCTTTAGGGACTGCTCTTGAAGCTTTCAGGCAGGTTTACAAGGTTAATGAGGATCCACAAGAACGAATGCTCTTGAATTGGCATCTAGCCAACCTGGAATACGCTAATGCTTCACTGTTGTCTGATTTATCCATGGCGTACTGGGACCAGGATGATCCATATGAGATGGGTGGGGACCACTGCTTCATTCCTGGTGGGAATGGCAGGTTTATCCGTGCATTGGCTGAGAACTTGCCCATTTTCTATGATCGCATTGTGGAAAGCATAAGGTATGGAGTGGACGGGGTTATAGTATGTGCAGGTGGGCAGGTGTTCCGGGGAGACATGGCTCTGTGTACAGTGCCACTGGGGGTGCTCAAGAGGGGTTCAATTGAGTTTGTACCTGAGCTTCCACAACAGAAGAAAGATGCTATTCAGAGATTAGGATTTGGGTTGCTGAATAAGGTTGCAATGTTGTTCCCTTATGATTTTTGGGGTGGAGGAATCGATACCTTTGGGCATTTAACAGATGATGAGAATATGAGAGGAGAGTTCTTTCTGTTCTATAGCTATACCTCTGTCTCAGGGGGCCCACTTCTGGTGGCTCTGGTCGCAGGGGAATCTGCCATAAAATTTGAGATGATGTCTCCCGTAGATGCTGTTGGCAGAGTTCTGGATATATTAAGACGAATTTTTACTAGGATAGGGATTGATGTCCCAAATCCTGTGCAGGTGGTCTGCACTCGCTGGGGGAAGGATCAGTTCACCCATGGGTCTTATTCTTATGTTGCAGTGGGTGCTTCTGGGGATGATTATGATGTTCTGGCCGAGAGTGTGGGAGATGGTAGGGTTTTCTTTGCGGGGGAGGCAACAAACCGGCGCTATCCAGCCACTATGCACGGAGCGTTTCTCAGTGGTTTGAGAGAGGCTGCTAACATTTTGAGAGTCACTAATAAAAGATCCTTGGGTTTGCCGGAGAAAACAAATAATGGTAGAGAAGATGATGAGGATTTGGCTACTAGTAATTCCTTGGTTCCATCAGAGAAAACAAATAATGCTAGGGAGGAAGGTGGAGATTTGGATGAGCTGTTTGCAACTCCTGATCTATCATTTGGGAGCTTCGCCGTTCTGTTTGATCCAAGATCAGTTGATCTTGACTCTAGTTCACTGCTAAGAGTGGGGTTTGGGGCGGAGAAATTGGACTCtggttctttatttctttatggcGTGATTTCAAGGAAGCAGGTCTTGGAGTTGAGTGCAGTGGATGGAGATGGTAACCGAGTGAGACTATTGAATCGTAACTTTGGGGTGAGTTTGGTTGGGAGCAAAGCTTTAGGTAGTGTTGGAGAATCTCTCATCACCTGCATAAAAGCAGCTAGAGCCAATCTTAATGGGGGAGGTGCAAATGAATCCCTGCACAAGTAA